Proteins encoded in a region of the Pseudochaenichthys georgianus chromosome 20, fPseGeo1.2, whole genome shotgun sequence genome:
- the dlec1 gene encoding deleted in lung and esophageal cancer protein 1 isoform X2 encodes MSVSCAMLEEPESREPSLFDPSVNSHRPASGKSQDISHVLASTFKDLYTKDIIGKDTLSNLIKTKNGRSSYHDRYVEELQQAHSEYSRRIKEADMLESHIIQARARAAATERQAYERMRERMGDIIDQQGLLTVQSAFSWCVDKDLLEMNNLLSPRDYLPTQKPHVEAPAAIKSNPGKPTLSYAMHVSKEPQDDGYTFIPSPEKIILGESDLSLTFESSSVTPTRRQPKEKSKQTVPRPKWKDEPSAQDREEGLEKLQKLKDRHHFLRNPRFLPPSAQQGGTSLVRPRTKAGKKEHEKRGMEERSSTDDPVFLATPSVVMFTDYTVGRVYETTLELKNLTSASRTVRVIPPNTPYFSIGLGRFPGEGGVVAPGMSCKYTVRFAPNSLGEFEDFLVVETQAEQLLVVPVMARRPPPILTLPRVLECGCCLIGGVKFVEFLCQNVGVSAGTFCIVPKNQWPASNLRCLARTHFSEQPPFAISPSLFVLQPGEVTVVEVVFFPTAAEKSCQMFTIVCDNCQVKDISIEGEGQLIALELVSVSGRKEPPVVGEVHDLTAEHYVRFSPCNPHSVQEKRVIIRNNVHLELPFHWQAMKPNLHPRLPGETPERKHIQLHPTTDGVFHVTPITGVLPPCQEQEFLFTFCPKELEDYHSVCYLVLSDVPQLPPESSDNSVLKPVRTGSNVSDVIVMEIEVKGSTEPYHVLLEPYAAVIPGEIFICTTTSRQFKMWNHSRTAILFQWERMKSSSHIIEVQPSGGTIEENECFDFDLILNGGKPERVVTSLLCHIEHRHEPVTLAVEVSFKGPRVTLNVPSVDFGLLKLGEHTQTSLILTNLTQLEAGWRLQERRHQHPQMLVEPCRGVLPPLTSCSVDVLFSPTSCQRYETELELTVENGTGCRLSVRADVQTPQVCLLSCELLLSELYMGVHARATVTLFNQTLLPSHFSWMAELQGERADLCSATFEPSSGTLGPNDSLEIKVTFTSHTDVELTEIAALCEVQGMNCPLVLSIVASKIKKLSVSYSLPSVCSPSGDESPSALVLDFGDDVILKRAVTKQFLITNQTAIPAPFTIEAEYFNCHASKPNNQSEKRPTYVRKPLHSVQAKKVEEKAQEEFVSGLLAHGKGAAFLVLPQNGILGAFETQTVDVTAYTDMWGEYRDLLVCKVGDLEPSFLPMQMKVTGCPLYFQMTGPRPEYQNQGPITQFGTHASGGDTVSRSLRINNPTMFDIRMDWETFNIDQNDGKLVDVVVAYGEAFPLKDADGNELLSGAVRISGASWERNQSPGSEGTSSSLRSMTSGEEYVSEDEGEEEETCLYPAPAEKKLISVLVRPHVGNLSDYPYCITPQQIVIPAKSSGTVHASFTPLTLSGSACESRSVGLALGFMSLDSEMAACVPGKVIRAQGLDLDPLRVDLLAAVKPAALSVQMEEDGGALQFHASAGDLLTAESEEKKLLVRDFDVTRALQLKNNSEMPLHFKLGAQDPFVVLKPQTRVQSSSSSTAESQTLLLQPQHSMQVKVSFRCSLSLLDHAEQTVEELPPGVTLMHRPRGGRKLRLQQNLLIHYSNNSLQTVPLCADLDLVSMRLSSDCIDFGICHIGQTQTLDVTLQSHGAQTYWKAVIESDEGQDVFRVSPDFGLVVPGCSLCLQISFAPSDDGEFRAAVVLWSPLVKPPLTLQLQGTGSYDEVHRSH; translated from the exons ATGAGCGTTTCCTGCGCAATGCtggaggaaccagagagcagaGAACCCTCTCTGTTTGATCCGTCTGTGAACAGCCACAGACCCGCGTCAGGGAAGTCCCAG GACATTTCTCACGTGTTGGCGAGCACCTTCAAGGACCTTTACACTAAAGACATCATTGGGAAAGACACTTTGTCCAACCTCATCAAGACAAAGAATGGACGCAGCAGCTACCATGACAGATATGTGGAAGAGCTTCAACAG GCTCATTCTGAGTACAGCCGGCGTATAAAAGAGGCGGACATGCTGGAGAGTCATATAATCCAGGCCAGGGCTCGGGCTGCAGCCACAGAGAGGCAGGCCTACGAGAGGATGAGGGAGAGGATGGGAGACATTATCGATCAACAGGGCCTCCTCACAG TCCAATCTGCCTTTTCCTGGTGCGTGGACAAAGACCTTCTCGAAATGAACAACCTCCTTTCCCCCCGGGACTACTTACCTACACAAAAACCACATGTGGAAGCACCGGCAGCAA TAAAATCAAATCCTGGCAAACCCACCCTCTCCTACGCCATGCACGTGTCCAAGGAGCCTCAGGATGATGGTTACACTTTCATTCCCAGTCCAGAGAAGATCATTCTCGGCGAATCAGATCTCAGCCTGACTTTTGAATCCAGCTCAGTCACCCCAACGAGAAGGCAACCAAAAGAG AAGTCCAAACAGACCGTACCTAGACCCAAGTGGAAGGATGAGCCCAGCGCACAGGATCGAGAAGAGGGACTGGAGAAACTTCAGAAGCTGAAAGATCGACACCATTTCCTACGCAACCCTCGCTTCCTTCCTCCGAGTGCACAGCAGGGGGGCACGTCCCTCGTCCGGCCCAGAACCAAAGCGGGGAAGAAGGAGCATGAGAAGAGAGGCATGGAGGAGCGAAG CTCCACGGATGATCCCGTGTTCCTAGCTACTCCCTCAGTGGTCATGTTCACCGACTACACTGTAGGACGGGTATACGAG ACTACACTGGAGCTGAAAAACTTGACGTCTGCCAGCCGTACGGTCCGAGTCATCCCCCCCAACACTCCTTACTTCTCCATTGGCCTCG GCAGGTTCCCGGGTGAGGGGGGTGTTGTTGCCCCGGGGATGAGCTGTAAGTACACCGTGCGCTTCGCTCCAAACTCTCTGGGGGAATTTGAGGACTTCCTGGTGGTGGAGACCCAGGCTGAGCAGCTGCTTGTGGTGCCCGTCATGGCCAGAAGACCCCCTCCAATACTCACAT TACCAAGAGTTCTGGAGTGTGGTTGTTGTCTGATCGGAGGAGTCAAGTTCGTGGAGTTCCTGTGCCAAAATGTCGGCGTCAGCGCCGGGACGTTCTGCATCGTCCCCAAAAACCAGTGGCCAGCCTCCAACCTGAGG TGTCTGGCGAGAACTCACTTCTCTGAGCAGCCACCCTTTGCGATCAGCCCGTCTCTTTTTGTGCTGCAGCCAGGAGAGGTCACCGTAGTGGAG GTGGTTTTTTTCCCCACCGCTGCTGAGAAGAGCTGTCAGATGTTCACCATCGTGTGTGATAACTGTCAGGTGAAAGACATTTCCATTGAAG GTGAGGGCCAGCTGATTGCTCTGGAGCTTGTGTCTGTTTCTGGGAGGAAGGAGCCCCCGGTGGTGGGAGAGGTGCACGACCTCACTGCAGAGCACTATGTCCGATTCAGCCCCTGTAACCCTCACTCTGTGCAGGAGAAGAGAGTCATCATTAGGAACAACGT CCACCTGGAGCTGCCCTTCCACTGGCAGGCCATGAAGCCCAACCTGCACCCGCGGCTCCCCGGGGAAACTCCAGAGCGCAAACACATCCAGCTCCACCCGACCACAGACGGTGTTTTCCACGTCACCCCGATAACTGGCGTTCTTCCCCCCTGTCAGGAGCAAGAGTTTCTGTTCACCTTCTGCCCTAAAGAG TTGGAGGATTACCACAGTGTGTGTTACTTAGTCCTGAGCGATGTTCCCCAGCTGCCACCAGAGTCCAGTGACAATAG TGTCCTCAAGCCTGTGCGCACTGGCTCCAATGTGAGCGATGTCATCGTCATGGAGATAGAGGTCAAGGGGTCAACAGAGCCGTACCACGTCCTGCTGGAGCCGTACGCCGCTGTGATTCCCGGAGAGATTTTTATTTGCACGACCACAAGCAGGCAGTTCAAG ATGTGGAACCACAGCAGAACCGCCATCTTGTTCCAATGGGAACGGATGAAAAGCAgcagccatataatagaagtaCAGCCCTCTGGTGGTACGATAG AGGAGAACGAGTGTTTTGATTTCGACCTGATTTTGAACGGCGGGAAACCAGAGAGGGTTGTTACCAGTCTGCTTTGCCACATCGAGCACCGCCACGAGCCCGTCACTTTGGCAGTGGAAGTCTCTTTTAAG GGTCCTCGAGTGACCCTGAATGTTCCCAGTGTGGACTTTGGGCTCCTGAAGCTCGGGGAGCACACTCAGACCTCGCTGATCCTCACCAACCTCACTCAGCTGGAAGCCGGCTGGAGGCTGCAGGAGAGGCGGCACCAGCACCCACAG ATGTTAGTGGAGCCATGCAGAGGTGTGCTTCCCCCGTTGACCTCGTGCAGTGTGGATGTGCTATTCAGTCCCACTTCCTGCCAGCGGTATGAAACCGAGCTGGAGTTAACGGTGGAGAACGGAACAGGGTG CCGCCTGTCAGTGCGGGCAGATGTTCAGACGCCCCAGGTGTGTCTGCTCAGCTGTGAGCTGCTCCTCTCTGAACTCTACATGGGGGTTCACGCCAGAGCCACCGTCACTCTGTTCAACCAGACGCTGCTGCCCTCGCACTTCAGCTGGATG gctGAGCTGCAGGGGGAACGGGCCGATCTGTGTTCAGCCACTTTCGAGCCGTCCTCCGGCACTCTGGGACCTAACGACAGCTTGGAGATCAAAGTCACCTTTACCTCTCACACAGAT GTGGAGCTGACGGAGATAGCTGCTCTCTGTGAGGTCCAAGGGATGAACTGTCCTCTTGTTCTCAGTATCGTTGCTTCCAAAATCAAGAAACTCAGTGTGTCCTACTCCCTGCCAAGTGTCTG CTCTCCCTCAGGTGACGAGAGCCCCTCGGCGCTGGTACTTGACTTTGGAGACGATGTTATTCTGAAGAGAGCTGTTACCAAGCAGTTCCTGATAACCAATCAAACTGCCATCCCTGCGCCTTTCACCATCGAAGCAGAGTATTTCAACTGCCATGCCTCGAAGCCAAATAACCAGTCAGAGAAAAG ACCCACTTACGTCAGGAAGCCGCTGCACTCTGTTCAAGCCAAGAAAGTAGAGGAAAAAGCACAAGAGG AGTTTGTGAGCGGCCTGCTGGCTCATGGGAAAGGAGCCGCTTTCTTGGTGCTTCCACAAAATGGGATTCTGGGAGCTTTTGAGACGCAGACCGTGGACGTCACCGCCTACACCGACATGTGGGGGGAATACAGAGATCTCCTCGTTTGCAAA GTGGGGGACCTGGAGCCCTCGTTCCTCCCCATGCAGATGAAGGTGACAGGCTGCCCTCTCTACTTCCAAATGACGGGCCCACGTCCAGAATACCAGAACCAGGGACCCATCACACA GTTTGGCACTCATGCTTCTGGAGGTGACACGGTGTCCAGATCGCTTCGCATCAACAATCCCACCATGTTTG ATATTCGCATGGACTGGGAAACCTTTAACATCGACCAGAACGACGGTAAACTGGTGGATGTGGTGGTGGCGTACGGAGAAGCCTTTCCTCTTAAAGATGCTGATGGAAACGAGCTGCTGAGCGGAGCTGTAAGGATTTCTGGTGCATCCTGGGAAAGAAATCAGTCCCCAGGCTCTGAGGGAACGAGCTCCTCCCTCCGAAGCATGACC AGCGGGGAGGAATATGTTTCTGAGGATGAAGGTGAGGAAGAGGAAACCTGCCTCTATCCCGCTCCTGCAGAGAAAAAACTCATCTCCGTTCTGGTCAGACCTCATGTGGGCAACCTGTCGGATTACCCATACTGCATCACACCCCAGCAAATA GTGATTCCAGCCAAAAGCAGCGGCACCGTCCACGCGTCCTTCACTCCTCTGACTCTCTCCGGGTCAGCTTGTGAGTCCAGATCTGTGGGTCTGGCTCTGGGTTTCATGAGTCTCGACTCAGAG atGGCTGCCTGTGTCCCGGGTAAAGTCATCAGAGCTCAGGGTTTGGATCTGGATCCGCTCAGAGTGGATCTACTAGCAGCCGTTAAGCCTGCAGC GCTGTCGGTGCAGATGGAGGAGGACGGGGGGGCGCTGCAGTTTCACGCCTCGGCCGGTGATTTACTGACGGCAGAATCAGAGGAG AAAAAGCTGCTCGTTCGGGACTTTGACGTCACGcgggcccttcagctgaaaaacAACTCAGAGATGCCGCTACACTTCAAACTGGGGGCTCAGGATCCATTTGTAGTGCTCAAGCCGCAGACTAGAGTCCAAAGCAGCAGCTCCAGCACTGCAGAGAGCCAGACCCTGCTGCTGCAGCCGCAACACAGCATGCAG GTGAAGGTGTCTTTCCGCTGCTCCCTGTCTCTCCTGGATCACGCCGAGCAGACAGTGGAGGAACTTCCTCCCGGGGTTACGCTGATGCATCGTCCTCGAGGGGGCAGGAAGCTGAGGCTCCAGCAGAACCTCCTGATTCACTACAGCAACAACAGTCTGCAG ACGGTGCCTCTCTGTGCAGATTTGGATCTCGTTTCGATGCGTCTGTCCAGCGACTGCATCGACTTTGGGATCTGCCACATCGGACAGACGCAGACATTAGACGTCACTCTGCAAAGCCACGGAGCGCAGACCTACTGGAAAGCAGTTATAG aGTCAGATGAAGGACAGGATGTGTTCAGAGTGAGCCCAGACTTCGGGCTCGTCGTCCCCGGCTGCAGCCTCTGTCTCCAGATCAGTTTCGCTCCCAG TGATGACGGAGAGTTCAGGGCCGCGGTGGTCCTCTGGTCTCCTCTGGTGAAGCCCCCCCTCACTCTGCAGCTGCAGGGGACAGGGTCCTATGATGAAGTGCACCGGTCACACTGA
- the dlec1 gene encoding deleted in lung and esophageal cancer protein 1 isoform X1: protein MSVSCAMLEEPESREPSLFDPSVNSHRPASGKSQDISHVLASTFKDLYTKDIIGKDTLSNLIKTKNGRSSYHDRYVEELQQAHSEYSRRIKEADMLESHIIQARARAAATERQAYERMRERMGDIIDQQGLLTVQSAFSWCVDKDLLEMNNLLSPRDYLPTQKPHVEAPAAIKSNPGKPTLSYAMHVSKEPQDDGYTFIPSPEKIILGESDLSLTFESSSVTPTRRQPKEKSKQTVPRPKWKDEPSAQDREEGLEKLQKLKDRHHFLRNPRFLPPSAQQGGTSLVRPRTKAGKKEHEKRGMEERSSTDDPVFLATPSVVMFTDYTVGRVYETTLELKNLTSASRTVRVIPPNTPYFSIGLGRFPGEGGVVAPGMSCKYTVRFAPNSLGEFEDFLVVETQAEQLLVVPVMARRPPPILTLPRVLECGCCLIGGVKFVEFLCQNVGVSAGTFCIVPKNQWPASNLRCLARTHFSEQPPFAISPSLFVLQPGEVTVVEVVFFPTAAEKSCQMFTIVCDNCQVKDISIEGEGQLIALELVSVSGRKEPPVVGEVHDLTAEHYVRFSPCNPHSVQEKRVIIRNNVHLELPFHWQAMKPNLHPRLPGETPERKHIQLHPTTDGVFHVTPITGVLPPCQEQEFLFTFCPKELEDYHSVCYLVLSDVPQLPPESSDNSVLKPVRTGSNVSDVIVMEIEVKGSTEPYHVLLEPYAAVIPGEIFICTTTSRQFKMWNHSRTAILFQWERMKSSSHIIEVQPSGGTIEENECFDFDLILNGGKPERVVTSLLCHIEHRHEPVTLAVEVSFKGPRVTLNVPSVDFGLLKLGEHTQTSLILTNLTQLEAGWRLQERRHQHPQMLVEPCRGVLPPLTSCSVDVLFSPTSCQRYETELELTVENGTGCRLSVRADVQTPQVCLLSCELLLSELYMGVHARATVTLFNQTLLPSHFSWMVRWLSHILSFEAELQGERADLCSATFEPSSGTLGPNDSLEIKVTFTSHTDVELTEIAALCEVQGMNCPLVLSIVASKIKKLSVSYSLPSVCSPSGDESPSALVLDFGDDVILKRAVTKQFLITNQTAIPAPFTIEAEYFNCHASKPNNQSEKRPTYVRKPLHSVQAKKVEEKAQEEFVSGLLAHGKGAAFLVLPQNGILGAFETQTVDVTAYTDMWGEYRDLLVCKVGDLEPSFLPMQMKVTGCPLYFQMTGPRPEYQNQGPITQFGTHASGGDTVSRSLRINNPTMFDIRMDWETFNIDQNDGKLVDVVVAYGEAFPLKDADGNELLSGAVRISGASWERNQSPGSEGTSSSLRSMTSGEEYVSEDEGEEEETCLYPAPAEKKLISVLVRPHVGNLSDYPYCITPQQIVIPAKSSGTVHASFTPLTLSGSACESRSVGLALGFMSLDSEMAACVPGKVIRAQGLDLDPLRVDLLAAVKPAALSVQMEEDGGALQFHASAGDLLTAESEEKKLLVRDFDVTRALQLKNNSEMPLHFKLGAQDPFVVLKPQTRVQSSSSSTAESQTLLLQPQHSMQVKVSFRCSLSLLDHAEQTVEELPPGVTLMHRPRGGRKLRLQQNLLIHYSNNSLQTVPLCADLDLVSMRLSSDCIDFGICHIGQTQTLDVTLQSHGAQTYWKAVIESDEGQDVFRVSPDFGLVVPGCSLCLQISFAPSDDGEFRAAVVLWSPLVKPPLTLQLQGTGSYDEVHRSH, encoded by the exons ATGAGCGTTTCCTGCGCAATGCtggaggaaccagagagcagaGAACCCTCTCTGTTTGATCCGTCTGTGAACAGCCACAGACCCGCGTCAGGGAAGTCCCAG GACATTTCTCACGTGTTGGCGAGCACCTTCAAGGACCTTTACACTAAAGACATCATTGGGAAAGACACTTTGTCCAACCTCATCAAGACAAAGAATGGACGCAGCAGCTACCATGACAGATATGTGGAAGAGCTTCAACAG GCTCATTCTGAGTACAGCCGGCGTATAAAAGAGGCGGACATGCTGGAGAGTCATATAATCCAGGCCAGGGCTCGGGCTGCAGCCACAGAGAGGCAGGCCTACGAGAGGATGAGGGAGAGGATGGGAGACATTATCGATCAACAGGGCCTCCTCACAG TCCAATCTGCCTTTTCCTGGTGCGTGGACAAAGACCTTCTCGAAATGAACAACCTCCTTTCCCCCCGGGACTACTTACCTACACAAAAACCACATGTGGAAGCACCGGCAGCAA TAAAATCAAATCCTGGCAAACCCACCCTCTCCTACGCCATGCACGTGTCCAAGGAGCCTCAGGATGATGGTTACACTTTCATTCCCAGTCCAGAGAAGATCATTCTCGGCGAATCAGATCTCAGCCTGACTTTTGAATCCAGCTCAGTCACCCCAACGAGAAGGCAACCAAAAGAG AAGTCCAAACAGACCGTACCTAGACCCAAGTGGAAGGATGAGCCCAGCGCACAGGATCGAGAAGAGGGACTGGAGAAACTTCAGAAGCTGAAAGATCGACACCATTTCCTACGCAACCCTCGCTTCCTTCCTCCGAGTGCACAGCAGGGGGGCACGTCCCTCGTCCGGCCCAGAACCAAAGCGGGGAAGAAGGAGCATGAGAAGAGAGGCATGGAGGAGCGAAG CTCCACGGATGATCCCGTGTTCCTAGCTACTCCCTCAGTGGTCATGTTCACCGACTACACTGTAGGACGGGTATACGAG ACTACACTGGAGCTGAAAAACTTGACGTCTGCCAGCCGTACGGTCCGAGTCATCCCCCCCAACACTCCTTACTTCTCCATTGGCCTCG GCAGGTTCCCGGGTGAGGGGGGTGTTGTTGCCCCGGGGATGAGCTGTAAGTACACCGTGCGCTTCGCTCCAAACTCTCTGGGGGAATTTGAGGACTTCCTGGTGGTGGAGACCCAGGCTGAGCAGCTGCTTGTGGTGCCCGTCATGGCCAGAAGACCCCCTCCAATACTCACAT TACCAAGAGTTCTGGAGTGTGGTTGTTGTCTGATCGGAGGAGTCAAGTTCGTGGAGTTCCTGTGCCAAAATGTCGGCGTCAGCGCCGGGACGTTCTGCATCGTCCCCAAAAACCAGTGGCCAGCCTCCAACCTGAGG TGTCTGGCGAGAACTCACTTCTCTGAGCAGCCACCCTTTGCGATCAGCCCGTCTCTTTTTGTGCTGCAGCCAGGAGAGGTCACCGTAGTGGAG GTGGTTTTTTTCCCCACCGCTGCTGAGAAGAGCTGTCAGATGTTCACCATCGTGTGTGATAACTGTCAGGTGAAAGACATTTCCATTGAAG GTGAGGGCCAGCTGATTGCTCTGGAGCTTGTGTCTGTTTCTGGGAGGAAGGAGCCCCCGGTGGTGGGAGAGGTGCACGACCTCACTGCAGAGCACTATGTCCGATTCAGCCCCTGTAACCCTCACTCTGTGCAGGAGAAGAGAGTCATCATTAGGAACAACGT CCACCTGGAGCTGCCCTTCCACTGGCAGGCCATGAAGCCCAACCTGCACCCGCGGCTCCCCGGGGAAACTCCAGAGCGCAAACACATCCAGCTCCACCCGACCACAGACGGTGTTTTCCACGTCACCCCGATAACTGGCGTTCTTCCCCCCTGTCAGGAGCAAGAGTTTCTGTTCACCTTCTGCCCTAAAGAG TTGGAGGATTACCACAGTGTGTGTTACTTAGTCCTGAGCGATGTTCCCCAGCTGCCACCAGAGTCCAGTGACAATAG TGTCCTCAAGCCTGTGCGCACTGGCTCCAATGTGAGCGATGTCATCGTCATGGAGATAGAGGTCAAGGGGTCAACAGAGCCGTACCACGTCCTGCTGGAGCCGTACGCCGCTGTGATTCCCGGAGAGATTTTTATTTGCACGACCACAAGCAGGCAGTTCAAG ATGTGGAACCACAGCAGAACCGCCATCTTGTTCCAATGGGAACGGATGAAAAGCAgcagccatataatagaagtaCAGCCCTCTGGTGGTACGATAG AGGAGAACGAGTGTTTTGATTTCGACCTGATTTTGAACGGCGGGAAACCAGAGAGGGTTGTTACCAGTCTGCTTTGCCACATCGAGCACCGCCACGAGCCCGTCACTTTGGCAGTGGAAGTCTCTTTTAAG GGTCCTCGAGTGACCCTGAATGTTCCCAGTGTGGACTTTGGGCTCCTGAAGCTCGGGGAGCACACTCAGACCTCGCTGATCCTCACCAACCTCACTCAGCTGGAAGCCGGCTGGAGGCTGCAGGAGAGGCGGCACCAGCACCCACAG ATGTTAGTGGAGCCATGCAGAGGTGTGCTTCCCCCGTTGACCTCGTGCAGTGTGGATGTGCTATTCAGTCCCACTTCCTGCCAGCGGTATGAAACCGAGCTGGAGTTAACGGTGGAGAACGGAACAGGGTG CCGCCTGTCAGTGCGGGCAGATGTTCAGACGCCCCAGGTGTGTCTGCTCAGCTGTGAGCTGCTCCTCTCTGAACTCTACATGGGGGTTCACGCCAGAGCCACCGTCACTCTGTTCAACCAGACGCTGCTGCCCTCGCACTTCAGCTGGATGGTACGCTGGCTTTCGCACATTTTATCATTTGAA gctGAGCTGCAGGGGGAACGGGCCGATCTGTGTTCAGCCACTTTCGAGCCGTCCTCCGGCACTCTGGGACCTAACGACAGCTTGGAGATCAAAGTCACCTTTACCTCTCACACAGAT GTGGAGCTGACGGAGATAGCTGCTCTCTGTGAGGTCCAAGGGATGAACTGTCCTCTTGTTCTCAGTATCGTTGCTTCCAAAATCAAGAAACTCAGTGTGTCCTACTCCCTGCCAAGTGTCTG CTCTCCCTCAGGTGACGAGAGCCCCTCGGCGCTGGTACTTGACTTTGGAGACGATGTTATTCTGAAGAGAGCTGTTACCAAGCAGTTCCTGATAACCAATCAAACTGCCATCCCTGCGCCTTTCACCATCGAAGCAGAGTATTTCAACTGCCATGCCTCGAAGCCAAATAACCAGTCAGAGAAAAG ACCCACTTACGTCAGGAAGCCGCTGCACTCTGTTCAAGCCAAGAAAGTAGAGGAAAAAGCACAAGAGG AGTTTGTGAGCGGCCTGCTGGCTCATGGGAAAGGAGCCGCTTTCTTGGTGCTTCCACAAAATGGGATTCTGGGAGCTTTTGAGACGCAGACCGTGGACGTCACCGCCTACACCGACATGTGGGGGGAATACAGAGATCTCCTCGTTTGCAAA GTGGGGGACCTGGAGCCCTCGTTCCTCCCCATGCAGATGAAGGTGACAGGCTGCCCTCTCTACTTCCAAATGACGGGCCCACGTCCAGAATACCAGAACCAGGGACCCATCACACA GTTTGGCACTCATGCTTCTGGAGGTGACACGGTGTCCAGATCGCTTCGCATCAACAATCCCACCATGTTTG ATATTCGCATGGACTGGGAAACCTTTAACATCGACCAGAACGACGGTAAACTGGTGGATGTGGTGGTGGCGTACGGAGAAGCCTTTCCTCTTAAAGATGCTGATGGAAACGAGCTGCTGAGCGGAGCTGTAAGGATTTCTGGTGCATCCTGGGAAAGAAATCAGTCCCCAGGCTCTGAGGGAACGAGCTCCTCCCTCCGAAGCATGACC AGCGGGGAGGAATATGTTTCTGAGGATGAAGGTGAGGAAGAGGAAACCTGCCTCTATCCCGCTCCTGCAGAGAAAAAACTCATCTCCGTTCTGGTCAGACCTCATGTGGGCAACCTGTCGGATTACCCATACTGCATCACACCCCAGCAAATA GTGATTCCAGCCAAAAGCAGCGGCACCGTCCACGCGTCCTTCACTCCTCTGACTCTCTCCGGGTCAGCTTGTGAGTCCAGATCTGTGGGTCTGGCTCTGGGTTTCATGAGTCTCGACTCAGAG atGGCTGCCTGTGTCCCGGGTAAAGTCATCAGAGCTCAGGGTTTGGATCTGGATCCGCTCAGAGTGGATCTACTAGCAGCCGTTAAGCCTGCAGC GCTGTCGGTGCAGATGGAGGAGGACGGGGGGGCGCTGCAGTTTCACGCCTCGGCCGGTGATTTACTGACGGCAGAATCAGAGGAG AAAAAGCTGCTCGTTCGGGACTTTGACGTCACGcgggcccttcagctgaaaaacAACTCAGAGATGCCGCTACACTTCAAACTGGGGGCTCAGGATCCATTTGTAGTGCTCAAGCCGCAGACTAGAGTCCAAAGCAGCAGCTCCAGCACTGCAGAGAGCCAGACCCTGCTGCTGCAGCCGCAACACAGCATGCAG GTGAAGGTGTCTTTCCGCTGCTCCCTGTCTCTCCTGGATCACGCCGAGCAGACAGTGGAGGAACTTCCTCCCGGGGTTACGCTGATGCATCGTCCTCGAGGGGGCAGGAAGCTGAGGCTCCAGCAGAACCTCCTGATTCACTACAGCAACAACAGTCTGCAG ACGGTGCCTCTCTGTGCAGATTTGGATCTCGTTTCGATGCGTCTGTCCAGCGACTGCATCGACTTTGGGATCTGCCACATCGGACAGACGCAGACATTAGACGTCACTCTGCAAAGCCACGGAGCGCAGACCTACTGGAAAGCAGTTATAG aGTCAGATGAAGGACAGGATGTGTTCAGAGTGAGCCCAGACTTCGGGCTCGTCGTCCCCGGCTGCAGCCTCTGTCTCCAGATCAGTTTCGCTCCCAG TGATGACGGAGAGTTCAGGGCCGCGGTGGTCCTCTGGTCTCCTCTGGTGAAGCCCCCCCTCACTCTGCAGCTGCAGGGGACAGGGTCCTATGATGAAGTGCACCGGTCACACTGA